A window of the Burkholderia sp. 9120 genome harbors these coding sequences:
- the rpe gene encoding ribulose-phosphate 3-epimerase: MTQFRIAPSILSADFARLGEEVRNVVAAGADWIHFDVMDNHYVPNLTIGPLVCEAIRPHVDVPIDVHLMVRPVDRIVPDFAKAGANLISFHPEGSDHIDRTLSLIRDHGCKAGLVFNPATSLNHLDHVMDKVDLVLIMSVNPGFGGQSFIPEALNKLREARARINAYKERTGREIHLEVDGGVKVDNIAEIAAAGADTFVAGSAIFGQPDHKVVIEKMRAALANIQH; encoded by the coding sequence ATGACGCAATTCCGCATTGCCCCCAGCATTCTGTCCGCCGACTTCGCCCGTCTGGGTGAGGAAGTGCGCAACGTCGTCGCCGCCGGCGCCGACTGGATTCACTTCGACGTGATGGACAACCATTACGTGCCGAACCTGACCATCGGGCCGCTCGTGTGCGAGGCGATCCGCCCGCACGTGGACGTGCCGATCGACGTGCATCTGATGGTGCGTCCGGTCGACCGGATCGTGCCGGATTTCGCCAAGGCCGGCGCGAATCTGATCAGCTTTCATCCTGAAGGCTCGGACCATATCGACCGCACGCTGTCGCTAATCCGCGACCACGGCTGCAAGGCCGGCCTGGTGTTCAACCCGGCTACGTCGCTGAACCACCTCGATCACGTCATGGACAAAGTCGACCTCGTGCTGATCATGTCGGTGAATCCGGGCTTCGGCGGTCAGTCGTTCATTCCTGAAGCGCTCAACAAGCTGCGCGAAGCGCGCGCGCGTATCAACGCGTACAAGGAGCGCACCGGCCGCGAGATTCATCTGGAAGTGGACGGCGGCGTGAAGGTCGACAACATCGCCGAAATCGCGGCGGCTGGCGCGGACACGTTCGTGGCCGGCTCGGCAATCTTCGGCCAGCCCGATCACAAGGTCGTGATCGAAAAGATGCGCGCGGCGCTCGCCAACATCCA